The following coding sequences are from one Microbulbifer sp. TB1203 window:
- the ispD gene encoding 2-C-methyl-D-erythritol 4-phosphate cytidylyltransferase gives MISGSLVSGYWVVVPAAGVGKRMGADRPKQYLPLLGRPLLSLTLRNILSWPGLAGVVVALSEDDANFSHLPEAKHPLVQRVTGGAERADSVLAALNYLATREAGETAVLVHDAARPCVALADIEALLRADPVALLALPASDTVKLAAPSAASGGGEPEPRLYVEQTLDRGSIWLAQTPQRAPLGLLHSCLRRALEQGAPVTDEASALELFGHAPQLVRGRGDNLKITHPSDILLAETILRLRYAPTEGKR, from the coding sequence GTGATTAGCGGTTCTCTTGTTAGCGGTTATTGGGTAGTAGTGCCCGCCGCCGGTGTCGGCAAGCGCATGGGGGCGGACAGGCCCAAGCAGTACCTGCCACTGCTGGGGCGCCCGCTGTTGTCTCTCACCCTGCGGAATATCCTGTCCTGGCCGGGGCTGGCCGGCGTGGTCGTGGCCCTGTCGGAAGACGATGCCAACTTTTCCCACCTGCCGGAAGCGAAGCATCCGCTGGTGCAGCGGGTGACCGGCGGCGCGGAGCGCGCCGATTCGGTGCTGGCCGCGCTGAACTACCTGGCGACACGGGAAGCCGGGGAGACCGCCGTGCTGGTGCACGACGCCGCGCGGCCCTGCGTGGCGCTGGCGGATATCGAAGCGCTGCTGAGGGCCGATCCGGTGGCACTGCTGGCTCTGCCCGCCAGCGATACAGTCAAGCTCGCAGCCCCTTCTGCCGCGAGCGGGGGAGGGGAGCCAGAGCCTCGTTTGTATGTGGAACAAACCCTGGACCGGGGCAGCATCTGGCTGGCCCAGACACCGCAGCGCGCCCCCCTGGGCCTGCTGCATTCCTGTTTGCGCCGGGCGTTGGAGCAGGGTGCGCCGGTGACCGATGAGGCCAGCGCATTGGAACTCTTCGGCCATGCGCCGCAGTTGGTGCGGGGCCGCGGGGACAACCTGAAGATCACCCATCCTTCCGATATCCTTCTGGCGGAGACTATTTTGCGCCTCCGCTATGCACCCACTGAGGGTAAACGCTAA